The Prochlorococcus marinus str. MIT 1214 sequence GAGGAGGAATTATTTCGAAAGAGTCTTAATATAAATTATACTTATGTAATCGCAAAATGCATATTAAACTTACAAAAATAACTGTGATTAAAGGCAGGTCAGAGGTTAATGTATACAATGTTTTCTTTCTATTTAATTCAAGGTCAACGAGTTGAACAAGTTCTTTATTTGATTTAAGGAGGGTATCAATTCTTCCATTACTTTTAATCAAAGATGTTGGCCCAGTATTGGAGACAGATATTAAATTTTTTGATGTTTCAATACTCCTTAATTGAGCAATAGATAAAAATTGTCTTTGCAAAGAAATAGGATAGGGATCTAAATTTGCAATCACTAAAATCCATTTAGCTCCTTGATTTACTGCTTTAGCTATAGCTTTTCCATTACTCAATTCATAACAAATAGCACCTGCAAAAGATGGGCCCTCCCAATCAAGAAATCTTGATGGATTCCCACTTTCAATTCCACCTACTGCAGAAAGGCCATTTTTCATAAAATTAGGCAATGCAGGAATCCATTCGCCCAGAGGAACTAATCTAGATTTGTCCAACACACCTGAAAAAGACTCATCACCAGGATTAAAAACCAATATTGAACTTCGTAGAGAACCATTTATTTTCCTGAAACCTCCAGAGAGAAATTTAATAGGAAAATCTCGAATCTTTGTTCTATCCAAAGGCAACGTTCCCTCTGGAGCAATTAAAAAAGATGCCTTCATTTCAACCGCATCAGTTAAAGCTCTATTTACTTTTGAAGGCAAAGCATTTATTTCTTCCTGACTAAATTTTTGTCTTATTGGCATATTTGTTTGCCACATCGCAACCTGTTCTGCCGAATCAATTGGAGAATCCAACAACAAGATAAATCCAATTAAATGAGCTACCGAAAAATATGCAACACCAAGAATAATCAATTTCTTGAGTTTTTTTCTAGCTTGAAAAGCAATTGAAAGTTGCCAAATCCACCATCCAGCTAAAAGATGGATAGAGGCCAAGCCGCCCGAACCTATCCATCTTGCTAATCCAGCCAAATATCTATCTTGTGGTAATAAACTTGGCCCTACACCCATCCAAAACAAAGGGCCTCTAGATAGGATTTCTTCAGTCAGACCCCATATTGTTGATAATAAGACGGCATAAATAAACTTATT is a genomic window containing:
- a CDS encoding apolipoprotein N-acyltransferase, whose amino-acid sequence is MNNIYSLFIKAFAGGALAGISLAEGNYFFMLLGISLLWPASKNPWGGFCWGAMAILWSHKWLLSLHPLSWVGINSNLSLPITIFIWLFCGAFGGTLVLSWSVLRGVLAPGRLQFSKLENKFIYAVLLSTIWGLTEEILSRGPLFWMGVGPSLLPQDRYLAGLARWIGSGGLASIHLLAGWWIWQLSIAFQARKKLKKLIILGVAYFSVAHLIGFILLLDSPIDSAEQVAMWQTNMPIRQKFSQEEINALPSKVNRALTDAVEMKASFLIAPEGTLPLDRTKIRDFPIKFLSGGFRKINGSLRSSILVFNPGDESFSGVLDKSRLVPLGEWIPALPNFMKNGLSAVGGIESGNPSRFLDWEGPSFAGAICYELSNGKAIAKAVNQGAKWILVIANLDPYPISLQRQFLSIAQLRSIETSKNLISVSNTGPTSLIKSNGRIDTLLKSNKELVQLVDLELNRKKTLYTLTSDLPLITVIFVSLICILRLHKYNLY